CGGGCGACGGTCAGCCGCTATGGCGCGGGCTACAACGCCTGGACCGGCAACCGCTGGGCCGGTCAGGTCGGCTCTTCCTATAACTCACGGACCGGGATTGCGACGGCAGGTCAGCGCGGTGCGGTACACAATGTCTACACCGGCAACTATGCAGCCGGCCGCAGTGGTGAAGTGGTCGGGCCCAACGGCGGTGCAATTGCCGGAGGGCGTGTTACGGCCGGCAATGTTCGAAATGGCACTCAGGTCACGGCCAATCGTGGTGCCGTCTACAACCCGAACACCGGCAACACCACGCAGTACGGCGGTATCCATGGGCGCAACAGCGGCGCCGCGCGGGTTGGCGACAACGTTTACGCCGGGCATGACGGTAACGTCTACAAGAAAACCGATGATGGCTGGCAGTCGATGGTCAAGGGAGGCACGACACGAGCGCCGATCAACAACAATACTCAGTTGCAGAACCTCAACCGCGATTCGGCGGCGCGTAACGTTGGCAATCAACGGTTGAACAACTTCCACAACTCCTCGCAGTTCATGAACCATTCATTCGGGGGAGGCGGTGGTGGCGGACTTCATCGACGCTGAGCCGAATCCCGCAAGACTATAAATCTTGGCTGGCCCTGAACCCGGTTTTGCTGGTAAAAAAACCGGCTTCAGCTTCTCTGCCCTGCTTTGTCCTTCGGAGTCCTTTCCATGAACCAATGGCCAGATACGCGCATTCTTGACCTGCTCGGCATCGAACTGCCGATCATCCAGGGCCCTATGGCCGGTGCCACCAACTCGTCGATGGTCATCGCTGTGTGCAACGCGGGCGGCTTGGGTTCGATGCCGGCGGCTATGTTGAGCATCGAGAAATTGCGCGAAGAACTGAAGACTATCCGTCAGGGCACCGACAAACCGTTCAACGTCAATTTCTTCTGCCACCAGCCACCGGCCGCCGATGAACAGCGGGCACGGGACTGGAAGAATCTGCTGGAACCCTACTACCGCGAACTGGGTGCCGATTTCGACGCTCCGACGCCAGTATCCAACCGTGCACCATTTGATGCAGCCGCTTGCGAAGTGCTTGAAGAGTTTCGCCCGGAAGTGGTGAGTTTCCACTTCGGCCTGCCGGAAAAATCCCTGCTGGACCGGGTCAAGGCCACCGGCGCGAAAATCCTGTCATCGGCCACCAACGTCGATGAAGCCATCTGGCTGGAACAGAACGGATGCGACGCAATCATCGCCATGGGCTATGAGGCCGGCGGGCACCGGGGCATGTTCCTCAACGATGACCTGAGCAGCCAGGTCGGAACGTTTGCCCTTGTGCCGCAAATCGTCGACGCGGTCAAAGTGCCGGTGATTGCCGCAGGCGCCATCGCCGATGCACGAGGCGTCGCAGCGGCTTTCATGCTCGGTGCATCGGCCGTGCAGGTCGGCACGGCTTATCTGTTTACCCCGGAAGCCAAAGTCAGCGCCTCTCATCACAAGGCGCTGCGCACGGCAAAAGACAGTGAAACAGCAATCACCAACCTGTTCACCGGGCGCCCGGCACGGGGAATCCTGAATCGAGTGATGCGCGAAGTGGGACCAATGTCGGCCAAGGCACCGGCGTTTCCGCTGGCCGGCGGTGCTCTGATGCCCTTGCGCGCAAAGGACGAGGCCGACTTCAGCAACCTGTGGGCCGGTCAGGCATTCACACTGGGCAAGGAGTTGAGCAGTGCTGAACTGACCCGGCAACTGGCGGAAGGAGCGCTCGCGAAACTCGCTCGGTAAAGGCACGGCAGACCGAGGGATTCCATGCCCTCACCTGCCCACTTGAAACCAGCACTTTCCGTTTGGAAGCATTTCGCTATATATTCAGCTATATAGCGATTCACCCCCTCGCATCGGCGCAGTCTACCCCTCTAACAACAACTGCCCAGTGCACCTGCCAACAACGGAGCTGTTACATGACCATTCGTGCCTCACGTTTTGCCCCTACCTGCCTGGCCTCCCTGCTTGCGGTATTCGCCGTCGGCGCTGTTCAGGCGGATGAAGTGCAAGTTGCCGTCGCGGCCAACTTCACTGCACCGATCCAGGCAATCGCCGCCGATTTCGAAAAAGACACCGGGCACAAACTGGTCGCAGCCTATGGCGCCACCGGGCAGTTCTACACCCAGATCAAGAACGGCGCACCGTTCGAGGTGTTCCTCTCCGCTGACGACACCACGCCTGAAAAACTGGAAAAGGAAGGCGACACCGTCAAAGGTTCGCGCTTCACCTACGCCATCGGCACCCTGGCGCT
This genomic window from Pseudomonas kribbensis contains:
- a CDS encoding NAD(P)H-dependent flavin oxidoreductase; the encoded protein is MNQWPDTRILDLLGIELPIIQGPMAGATNSSMVIAVCNAGGLGSMPAAMLSIEKLREELKTIRQGTDKPFNVNFFCHQPPAADEQRARDWKNLLEPYYRELGADFDAPTPVSNRAPFDAAACEVLEEFRPEVVSFHFGLPEKSLLDRVKATGAKILSSATNVDEAIWLEQNGCDAIIAMGYEAGGHRGMFLNDDLSSQVGTFALVPQIVDAVKVPVIAAGAIADARGVAAAFMLGASAVQVGTAYLFTPEAKVSASHHKALRTAKDSETAITNLFTGRPARGILNRVMREVGPMSAKAPAFPLAGGALMPLRAKDEADFSNLWAGQAFTLGKELSSAELTRQLAEGALAKLAR